From Synechococcus sp. A10-1-5-1, a single genomic window includes:
- the ald gene encoding alanine dehydrogenase — protein MAGSIAPISSIGVPREVKPDEQRVALTPDAVRELVSHGLSVRVEHDAGAGAGIEDAAYIAAGAELVSREDAWGAHLVVKVKEPQEEEFPFLRADQVLLTYLHLAAYPAVGQALIEAGTTAIAYETVQLSDGSLPLLAPMSEIAGRLAAQVGAHLLEKPHGGRGVLMGGCTGVRPARVVVLGAGSVGWNAARVAAAMDAEVLLLDLSPERLRQLEPARQGRMVSLVSSVGRLERLIPSADLVIGAVLRPGDRAPTLVSEELVQRMQPGSVIVDVAIDQGGCIATSRETTHTDPVVTIHGVQHYAVGNMPGAVPYTSTEALVSVTLPYILAIAGRGLIEAVTDRPELVSGLNTVGGSVCHPGVAKALGVGNRHPMACLN, from the coding sequence ATGGCCGGCTCCATCGCACCCATCTCCAGCATCGGGGTGCCACGGGAAGTCAAACCCGATGAGCAGCGGGTTGCCCTCACCCCCGATGCCGTTCGCGAGCTGGTGAGCCATGGCCTCTCGGTCCGGGTCGAGCACGACGCCGGAGCTGGGGCCGGCATTGAGGACGCGGCCTATATCGCCGCCGGTGCGGAACTGGTCAGCCGCGAGGACGCCTGGGGCGCCCACCTCGTGGTCAAGGTCAAGGAACCCCAGGAAGAGGAATTTCCCTTCCTCCGCGCCGATCAGGTGCTCCTCACCTACCTGCACCTCGCCGCCTACCCCGCTGTCGGGCAAGCCCTGATCGAGGCCGGCACCACGGCCATCGCCTACGAGACCGTTCAGCTCTCCGACGGCAGCCTGCCCCTGCTGGCGCCGATGAGTGAAATAGCCGGTCGGCTCGCGGCCCAGGTCGGCGCCCACCTGCTGGAGAAACCCCATGGCGGCCGTGGGGTCTTAATGGGCGGCTGCACCGGTGTTCGTCCCGCCCGAGTAGTGGTCCTTGGCGCAGGAAGTGTCGGCTGGAATGCGGCCCGAGTCGCAGCAGCCATGGATGCGGAGGTCCTGCTGCTGGATCTCTCCCCCGAGCGGCTACGGCAACTGGAGCCGGCGCGCCAAGGGCGGATGGTGAGCCTGGTCAGCAGCGTCGGTCGCCTGGAGCGGCTCATCCCCAGCGCCGACCTGGTGATCGGTGCGGTGCTGCGACCGGGTGATCGTGCACCCACCTTGGTGAGCGAAGAGCTCGTCCAACGCATGCAGCCTGGTTCCGTCATCGTTGATGTCGCCATCGACCAGGGGGGCTGCATCGCCACCAGCCGGGAGACGACCCACACCGATCCGGTGGTCACCATCCATGGCGTACAGCACTACGCCGTCGGCAACATGCCCGGCGCCGTGCCCTACACCTCCACCGAAGCCCTGGTCAGCGTCACCCTTCCCTACATCCTGGCGATCGCTGGGCGGGGCCTGATCGAAGCCGTCACCGACCGGCCCGAACTGGTCTCAGGCCTGAACACCGTCGGCGGCTCCGTCTGCCATCCCGGTGTGGCCAAAGCTCTGGGGGTGGGCAATCGTCATCCGATGGCCTGCCTGAACTAA
- a CDS encoding carbamoyl-phosphate synthase L chain has product MPQVSAKPAQVAQGSAEDLGVMSIRLKDVVKPQVGVQGQTQAAGTPNEAGIGGFMPLVVGENSVFFADVLANANFADWGNSSSIVNAKVAGTTISTSSRLGYRWLNGDRSWMFGVNGGYDTRPMATGDADTGVAVSGQRTVFFQQAAFGLEAVNDDWSFNAYGLIPTGTTEYRLNSAYNGGALDTYGFDAGYSITPEWKLSVGYYYQNGDLNTADGSGVLGRLAYSINEGVTVGTNLSYDSAFKSRFSADIKWRFNTAGISQSEKQKKAWEKPTIKALTETAKNRDVRVNDCESGEWLAPNFFACWD; this is encoded by the coding sequence ATGCCTCAGGTGAGCGCAAAGCCTGCTCAGGTGGCGCAAGGGAGCGCGGAAGACCTTGGAGTGATGAGCATCCGCCTCAAGGATGTGGTGAAACCGCAGGTTGGAGTTCAAGGTCAAACCCAAGCGGCTGGCACCCCGAATGAGGCAGGCATTGGCGGCTTTATGCCGCTGGTGGTGGGAGAGAACAGCGTGTTCTTTGCTGATGTGCTGGCGAATGCGAACTTCGCGGACTGGGGCAACAGCAGCAGCATCGTTAATGCCAAGGTGGCTGGTACCACCATCAGCACGTCATCCAGGCTTGGGTATCGCTGGCTGAATGGTGATCGCAGTTGGATGTTTGGCGTCAACGGTGGGTATGACACCCGACCGATGGCAACGGGTGATGCCGATACGGGTGTTGCGGTCTCTGGTCAGCGGACAGTCTTTTTCCAGCAGGCAGCGTTTGGCTTGGAGGCAGTGAATGATGACTGGAGCTTCAATGCCTATGGATTGATCCCAACTGGAACAACGGAATACAGGTTGAATAGTGCTTACAACGGAGGAGCACTAGATACGTATGGGTTTGATGCGGGCTACAGCATCACGCCAGAGTGGAAGCTGAGCGTTGGCTATTACTACCAGAATGGCGACCTCAATACAGCTGATGGCTCAGGCGTGCTGGGGCGACTGGCTTACAGCATCAATGAGGGAGTAACGGTTGGCACCAATCTGTCTTATGACAGCGCGTTTAAGTCACGCTTCTCTGCTGATATTAAGTGGCGTTTTAATACAGCAGGAATTTCACAAAGTGAGAAGCAGAAGAAGGCGTGGGAGAAGCCTACGATCAAGGCATTAACTGAGACCGCGAAGAATAGGGATGTGCGGGTGAACGACTGTGAGAGCGGTGAATGGTTGGCTCCAAATTTTTTCGCTTGTTGGGATTAG
- a CDS encoding PqqD family protein: MECVSDFVKRFKRSPLVVCSELDGQTALFQSSTCDYLVLNETGSAIWDALHSPMTLEQICEKLLAEYEVTPEQCRMSVEEWLSIAIAKEIIASVW; encoded by the coding sequence TTGGAGTGTGTTTCTGATTTTGTCAAGCGCTTTAAGCGAAGTCCACTTGTTGTTTGCAGTGAGCTTGATGGTCAAACTGCTCTATTTCAAAGCAGTACTTGTGACTACTTAGTGCTTAATGAAACCGGCTCTGCGATCTGGGATGCATTGCATTCGCCTATGACGCTCGAGCAGATTTGTGAAAAACTCTTGGCGGAATATGAAGTCACTCCTGAGCAGTGCCGGATGAGCGTAGAGGAGTGGCTTTCTATCGCGATCGCAAAAGAAATTATTGCTAGCGTTTGGTGA